From one Polyangia bacterium genomic stretch:
- a CDS encoding ROK family protein codes for MRLGIDLGGTKIEGIVLGGDGAVLASQRVATPTDSYAAVLTAIAALVTELEKSAGQRCSVGVGTPGFLSPRTGLISNSNLTTLNGHAVDRDLSEAIGRPVRLDNDANCFVLSEATDGAAAAPSGQAGATAIDVVFGATLGTGVGGGIVINGRVLGGANGAAAEWSHTTLPFLVPTEKSPYPCFCGRPNCIESFVSGRGLAGAYTEVAGKTIPGPEVGRLAAAGDAPAGRAFELYADRLARALAGVINLLDPRIIVLGGGVSNNARLFELVPRLWNQYRVADGLRTDLVPARHGDASGVRGAACLWPI; via the coding sequence ATGCGACTAGGCATTGACCTTGGGGGAACCAAGATCGAAGGCATCGTCCTCGGCGGCGACGGTGCGGTGCTGGCCAGCCAGCGCGTGGCCACCCCGACCGACAGCTATGCGGCGGTGCTGACCGCGATCGCCGCGCTGGTGACAGAGCTGGAAAAATCGGCCGGCCAGCGCTGCTCGGTGGGAGTGGGAACGCCTGGGTTTCTCTCGCCGCGCACCGGGCTGATTTCCAATTCGAACCTCACCACGCTGAATGGCCACGCCGTCGATCGCGATCTGTCGGAGGCCATCGGGCGTCCGGTGCGTCTCGACAACGACGCCAACTGCTTCGTGCTGTCCGAGGCCACTGACGGCGCGGCGGCGGCGCCGTCGGGCCAAGCTGGAGCCACCGCCATCGATGTGGTCTTCGGCGCCACCCTGGGCACCGGCGTGGGCGGCGGCATCGTGATCAACGGCCGCGTCCTCGGTGGCGCCAACGGAGCCGCCGCCGAATGGAGCCACACCACCCTGCCGTTTCTGGTGCCGACCGAAAAGTCGCCCTACCCCTGTTTCTGCGGGCGGCCGAACTGCATCGAATCGTTTGTCTCGGGCCGCGGCCTGGCCGGCGCGTACACCGAAGTGGCCGGCAAGACCATCCCCGGCCCCGAGGTCGGCCGCCTGGCCGCCGCCGGTGACGCGCCGGCCGGCCGGGCCTTCGAGCTTTACGCCGACCGCCTGGCCCGCGCACTGGCCGGGGTGATCAACCTGCTGGACCCGCGCATCATCGTCCTCGGTGGCGGCGTGTCGAACAACGCGCGCCTGTTCGAACTGGTGCCGCGCCTGTGGAACCAGTACCGCGTCGCCGACGGCCTGCGCACGGACCTGGTGCCGGCGCGCCACGGCGATGCCAGCGGGGTGCGCGGCGCCGCCTGCCTTTGGCCGATTTGA
- a CDS encoding sigma-70 family RNA polymerase sigma factor: MAPAANPALSPKDEHDLVSACTRGDRDAQSRLFRAEVQRVHGLLHRVLGASNALDDLIQESFMRIFRSLPTFRGEAQLSTWIGRIVLRVAYEHLRAGGPVSARLEAVPDLSSDDPDAEAQLLAREGLRRLYGILDRLDARQRIAFSLHVVDGRPAQEVAAPMAASLVATKTRIWRARREVDKRARLDPLLQPYLSDGRPVMKAQRRPPVPPLSEAAVARLERQVFAGMDGAPLSDAPARRPSRWWYGIAFATAAVGAFAVVTVRHFRTADDDGGARGARITTAAASSHVTLEGAVVDVAPQSAIRFGAESGDGVAVVLERGAVTCEVAPRSHRAPFVVQAGGTRVTVIGTRFRVQRVGAHASVFVDHGTVEVGDGGLTQILHAGDRYQPAADEQSGDVVPAAPTPAR, encoded by the coding sequence ATGGCACCGGCCGCCAATCCCGCTCTTTCGCCGAAGGACGAGCACGATCTGGTGTCGGCCTGCACGCGCGGCGATCGCGACGCGCAGAGCCGCCTGTTCCGCGCCGAGGTCCAGCGCGTGCACGGCCTTTTGCACCGCGTGCTGGGCGCCAGCAATGCGCTGGACGATCTGATCCAGGAATCGTTCATGCGCATTTTCCGATCGCTGCCCACCTTCCGCGGCGAGGCGCAGCTGTCGACCTGGATCGGGCGCATCGTCTTACGGGTGGCTTACGAACATCTGCGCGCCGGTGGGCCGGTCTCCGCTCGATTGGAGGCGGTCCCTGATCTTTCATCCGACGATCCCGACGCCGAAGCGCAGCTGCTGGCGCGCGAGGGCCTGCGGCGGCTGTACGGCATTCTCGATCGCCTGGACGCCCGGCAGCGCATCGCCTTCAGCCTGCACGTGGTCGACGGTCGGCCGGCGCAAGAGGTGGCGGCGCCGATGGCGGCGTCGCTGGTCGCGACCAAGACGCGCATCTGGCGCGCGCGCCGCGAGGTGGACAAGCGCGCGCGTCTGGATCCGCTGCTGCAGCCCTACCTCAGCGACGGGAGGCCCGTCATGAAGGCCCAGCGTCGCCCGCCGGTCCCGCCGCTGTCCGAAGCGGCGGTGGCTCGACTGGAACGGCAGGTCTTCGCCGGGATGGACGGCGCGCCGTTGTCGGACGCTCCGGCGCGGCGGCCGTCGCGCTGGTGGTACGGCATCGCCTTCGCCACCGCCGCGGTGGGCGCCTTCGCGGTGGTGACGGTGCGCCACTTTCGCACCGCCGACGACGATGGCGGCGCGCGCGGCGCCCGCATCACCACCGCCGCCGCCAGCTCGCACGTCACGCTGGAAGGCGCGGTGGTCGACGTGGCCCCGCAGTCGGCCATTCGCTTTGGCGCCGAGAGCGGCGACGGTGTGGCGGTGGTGCTGGAACGCGGCGCCGTCACCTGCGAGGTGGCGCCGCGCTCGCACCGCGCGCCGTTCGTGGTGCAAGCCGGCGGCACGCGCGTGACCGTCATCGGCACGCGCTTCCGCGTCCAGCGCGTCGGCGCGCACGCCAGCGTCTTCGTCGATCACGGCACCGTCGAGGTCGGCGACGGCGGCCTGACCCAGATCCTGCACGCCGGCGATCGCTACCAGCCGGCCGCGGACGAGCAGAGCGGCGACGTGGTGCCGGCCGCGCCGACGCCCGCCCGCTGA
- a CDS encoding NAD(P)-binding protein codes for MESVRHLIVGAGISGLALAAALRDRDYLVLEADAAVGGYCKTVVRDGFTWDYSGHFFHFKHPEIEAWLRARMPGQIIRTVHKKSFIRYGQRMIDFPFQKNIHQLPQDEFIDCLHDLYFARAAARGDGGPPPPEDNFKAMLYARFGRSIAEKFLIPYNEKLYACDLGALDRDAMGRFFPHANVDEIVRNMKMPDNASYNATFTYPEGGAIQYVKALAGEGRDGGIALNEPLLAIDLRRRVARTPKREIRFERLISSAPFPRLATAAGLSFDAAAFSWNKVLVFNLGFDRKGQSGVHWVYFPDPAVSFYRIGYYDNIFDSDRLSLYVELGYPRDAVVDVDAARARVLGDLQRLGITDGHRLVAEHAVVMDPAYVHITRASLAEHRRLSRVLQASGVYSIGRYGGWTYCAIEDNIVEARALAADFNEAPAA; via the coding sequence ATGGAATCCGTAAGGCATTTGATCGTCGGCGCCGGGATCAGCGGACTGGCCCTGGCCGCGGCGCTGCGCGATCGTGACTATCTGGTGCTGGAGGCCGACGCCGCGGTCGGCGGTTACTGCAAGACGGTCGTGCGCGACGGGTTCACCTGGGACTACTCCGGGCACTTCTTTCACTTCAAGCACCCCGAGATCGAAGCGTGGCTGCGCGCGCGCATGCCCGGGCAGATCATCCGCACCGTCCACAAAAAGTCATTCATTCGTTACGGGCAGCGGATGATCGACTTTCCGTTTCAGAAGAACATCCACCAGCTGCCTCAAGACGAATTCATCGACTGCCTGCACGATCTATATTTTGCCCGCGCCGCCGCTCGCGGCGACGGCGGCCCGCCGCCGCCCGAGGACAACTTCAAGGCCATGCTGTACGCGCGCTTTGGCCGCTCGATCGCCGAGAAGTTCTTGATTCCCTATAACGAGAAGCTCTATGCCTGCGACCTTGGCGCGCTGGACCGCGACGCCATGGGGCGGTTTTTTCCGCACGCCAACGTCGACGAGATCGTCCGCAACATGAAGATGCCGGACAACGCCAGCTACAACGCCACCTTCACATACCCGGAAGGCGGCGCCATCCAGTACGTCAAGGCGCTGGCCGGCGAGGGGCGCGACGGCGGCATCGCCTTGAACGAACCGCTGCTGGCGATCGATTTGCGCCGCCGGGTGGCCCGCACCCCCAAGCGCGAAATTCGTTTTGAACGGCTGATCTCGTCGGCGCCGTTTCCACGGCTGGCGACGGCGGCGGGTCTTTCGTTCGACGCCGCTGCGTTCAGCTGGAACAAGGTGCTGGTTTTCAATCTCGGCTTTGACCGCAAAGGGCAAAGCGGCGTGCACTGGGTGTACTTCCCCGATCCGGCGGTGTCGTTTTATCGCATCGGGTACTACGACAACATCTTCGACAGCGATCGTTTGAGCCTGTACGTCGAGCTTGGCTATCCACGCGACGCGGTCGTCGACGTCGATGCGGCGCGGGCGCGCGTGCTCGGCGATCTGCAACGGCTGGGAATCACCGACGGTCACCGCCTGGTGGCGGAGCACGCGGTGGTGATGGATCCGGCGTATGTCCACATCACCCGCGCCTCGCTGGCCGAGCACCGGCGCCTGTCGCGCGTGCTACAGGCCAGCGGGGTTTACTCCATCGGCCGCTACGGCGGTTGGACGTACTGCGCGATCGAAGACAACATCGTCGAGGCGCGCGCGCTGGCCGCTGACTTCAACGAAGCGCCCGCGGCGTAG
- a CDS encoding ATP-binding protein, with the protein MTETPSPPGTSEVDRRRAAALERYAILGSPAEPAFDRLCQAAAKLLRTPSAVVVFADGARGWYKSCCGFREPQTAGGTALFEATLDQDGVLLLEDAASDLRFRNDEWVRGMPWVRFFAGAPLRTPEGVNVGTLAVFDSVPRTPSEMDCEALLTLAAVVMDEAELRAGAGHREGGRSETSSAQDERLASLGTLAAGVAHEINNPLTYVLANVGFVADRLDRLGRSLPSGVTLKWADELGELGAALAEAHEGALRVRRIVRDLRILSQNDEEKSVAVDLHRALESAITVALNEIGPRARLVRQFGPVPPVDANEARLAQLFLNLLVNAAQAIRPGAAAAASGSDGNEIRVSTETDAVGRAVVRVQDTGSGIAGDAIGRVFDPFFTTKPLGGGLGLGLFVCHGIVKALGGDITVDSAPGQGTTFRVTLPASEHAASVGEQRAGDSADEHTPPPGESPPRPVSPTK; encoded by the coding sequence GTGACCGAGACGCCGTCCCCGCCGGGGACCTCCGAGGTCGATCGCCGCCGGGCCGCCGCGCTGGAGCGTTACGCGATCCTGGGCAGCCCCGCCGAGCCAGCCTTCGATCGTTTGTGTCAGGCGGCGGCCAAGCTTCTGCGCACGCCGTCGGCGGTGGTCGTGTTCGCGGATGGCGCGCGCGGCTGGTACAAATCGTGTTGCGGGTTTCGCGAGCCGCAGACCGCCGGCGGGACCGCGCTGTTCGAGGCGACCCTCGATCAGGATGGCGTCCTGCTGCTTGAAGACGCGGCCAGCGATCTGCGCTTTCGCAACGACGAATGGGTGCGCGGCATGCCGTGGGTGCGGTTCTTCGCCGGTGCGCCGTTGCGCACGCCAGAAGGCGTGAACGTGGGCACGCTGGCGGTGTTCGATTCCGTGCCGCGCACGCCATCGGAGATGGACTGCGAGGCGCTGCTGACGCTGGCGGCGGTGGTGATGGACGAAGCCGAGCTGCGGGCCGGCGCCGGCCATCGCGAAGGCGGACGCAGCGAGACCAGCAGCGCGCAGGATGAGCGGTTGGCCTCGCTGGGCACGCTGGCGGCCGGCGTGGCGCACGAGATCAACAACCCGCTGACGTACGTGCTGGCCAACGTCGGCTTCGTCGCCGATCGCCTGGATCGCCTGGGCCGCAGCCTGCCGTCGGGTGTGACGCTGAAGTGGGCCGACGAACTGGGCGAGCTGGGCGCCGCGCTGGCCGAGGCGCACGAGGGCGCGTTGCGCGTGCGGCGCATCGTGCGCGATCTGCGCATCCTGTCGCAGAACGACGAAGAAAAGTCGGTGGCTGTCGATCTGCACCGCGCGCTGGAGTCGGCGATCACCGTCGCTTTGAACGAGATCGGACCGCGCGCGCGGCTGGTCCGTCAGTTCGGCCCGGTGCCGCCGGTCGACGCCAACGAGGCGCGCCTGGCCCAGCTGTTCTTGAACCTGCTGGTGAACGCCGCGCAAGCCATTCGTCCCGGCGCCGCCGCCGCCGCCAGCGGATCCGACGGCAACGAGATCCGCGTGAGCACCGAGACCGACGCCGTCGGCCGCGCGGTGGTGCGCGTTCAGGACACTGGCAGCGGGATCGCCGGCGACGCCATCGGGCGGGTGTTCGATCCGTTCTTCACCACCAAGCCCTTGGGCGGGGGCCTCGGGTTGGGTTTGTTCGTCTGTCACGGGATCGTCAAGGCGTTGGGTGGCGACATCACCGTCGACAGCGCGCCCGGGCAGGGCACCACCTTTCGCGTGACCTTGCCGGCCAGCGAGCACGCGGCGTCGGTTGGCGAACAGCGGGCAGGCGACAGCGCCGACGAGCACACGCCGCCGCCCGGCGAGAGCCCGCCGCGTCCGGTCTCTCCCACAAAGTAG
- the yacG gene encoding DNA gyrase inhibitor YacG: MAGRKCPTCRNPLDEGAAAGPYHPFCSARCRSADLGNWLNASYRICAPVSEEDLDSGLPTGTPADSDGDDPDMN; this comes from the coding sequence GTGGCCGGAAGGAAGTGCCCCACCTGTCGAAATCCGTTGGACGAAGGCGCCGCTGCCGGCCCCTATCATCCTTTCTGTTCGGCGCGCTGCCGCTCTGCCGATCTCGGCAACTGGTTGAACGCCAGCTATCGCATCTGCGCCCCGGTGTCGGAAGAGGACCTGGACAGCGGTCTGCCCACGGGAACGCCCGCCGACTCGGACGGCGACGATCCCGACATGAACTGA
- a CDS encoding right-handed parallel beta-helix repeat-containing protein → MMLGDGRPAWMVGAALASVLVIAGCDGQTYSLGINCLGLKGTDRDLQAALDTQTQVVLCPRAIFTLDAPVILRSPGNILETLGRPTDPAEMATIILSANFSSLDVGIGAPASNVHINSVRIDGNRRTLGPRGSRFQLLGMGIGNGYQLINNVFADSPGWTHVHIIEPCDSSMIVGNIVEGGSQTHDATGNFSDGLSISCAHTLIANNVINNVSSVGIVYFGGPGTIIRDNTISQTTNGASSGINVGDAVRLDHTGVVISGNTIKATAPGYFDLGLAAGLRVWLPLPRQPNITGITVTGNVISGMSRYGLSVDGCLSCDIENNQVVDWQPLTATPAAGCPPSAAYIANVSGGHADGNIQPGYVDANIDGCVGLPNAAP, encoded by the coding sequence ATGATGCTGGGTGATGGCCGCCCGGCCTGGATGGTCGGCGCAGCGTTGGCTTCCGTGCTGGTCATCGCCGGCTGCGACGGTCAAACGTACTCGCTGGGAATCAACTGCCTAGGGCTGAAGGGTACCGACCGCGATTTGCAGGCGGCCCTCGACACCCAGACCCAGGTGGTGCTCTGCCCGCGCGCGATCTTCACCCTGGACGCGCCGGTGATCCTGCGCAGCCCGGGCAACATCCTCGAGACGTTGGGGCGCCCCACCGATCCAGCCGAGATGGCCACCATTATCTTGAGCGCGAACTTTTCCAGCCTGGACGTCGGCATTGGCGCGCCCGCCAGCAACGTCCACATCAACAGCGTGCGCATCGATGGCAACCGGCGCACGCTGGGCCCGCGCGGCAGCCGTTTTCAGCTATTGGGCATGGGTATCGGCAACGGCTATCAGCTGATCAACAACGTGTTCGCCGATTCGCCGGGATGGACGCACGTGCACATCATCGAGCCCTGTGATTCGTCGATGATCGTGGGCAACATCGTCGAAGGCGGATCGCAGACCCACGACGCCACCGGCAACTTCTCCGACGGGCTTTCGATCTCCTGCGCCCACACCCTGATCGCCAACAACGTCATCAACAACGTGTCCAGCGTGGGCATCGTCTACTTCGGCGGCCCCGGCACCATCATCCGCGACAACACCATCAGCCAGACCACCAACGGCGCGTCGTCGGGGATCAACGTCGGCGACGCCGTTCGCCTGGACCACACCGGCGTGGTGATCAGCGGCAACACCATCAAGGCGACGGCGCCCGGCTACTTCGACCTCGGCCTGGCTGCCGGCCTGCGCGTGTGGCTGCCCTTGCCGCGCCAGCCGAACATCACGGGCATCACCGTGACCGGCAACGTCATCTCGGGCATGAGCCGCTACGGACTGTCCGTCGACGGCTGTCTGAGCTGCGACATCGAGAACAACCAGGTGGTCGACTGGCAGCCGTTGACCGCCACGCCCGCCGCCGGCTGCCCGCCCTCGGCGGCCTACATCGCCAACGTCAGCGGCGGCCACGCCGACGGCAACATCCAGCCCGGTTACGTCGACGCCAACATCGACGGCTGCGTGGGCCTGCCGAACGCGGCGCCGTAG
- a CDS encoding MFS transporter has translation MRDLVRSLRRLPRLVWLLGLASLLNDVSSEAIFPLLPLFLSSLGAPMRFLGLIEGSADALSSVIKMIAGRLSDRGPRRLMVTGGYFMPAIARAVIAVALAPWQVLAARLFDRAGKGIRSGPRDAMLADSVDASTRGRAFGLNRSMDHLGAAVGPLIASTLLWLGVGLRSTFAVAAVIGLLAPLVLFFRLREPRAAAGAAEKTAATSVSGARLKKGFAPYLIACVFFALGNSSDAFLLVRAREVGWSATSLPLIWLFHHLVKSAVAIPGGALSDRHSRAVVVAAGWAAYAATYLGFGFANARWQIFALFVAYALYHGLAEGAERAIVADLSETGARGRAFGLYHGCVGVAALPAGLATGLLWDALGARWALGLNAGFAALASLFLASLAFGGPLRRRAG, from the coding sequence ATGAGAGATCTCGTGCGATCGCTGCGCCGATTGCCGCGGTTGGTGTGGTTGCTGGGATTGGCCAGCCTGCTGAACGACGTCTCCAGCGAAGCGATCTTTCCGTTGCTGCCGCTGTTCCTGTCGTCGCTGGGCGCGCCCATGCGGTTCCTGGGATTGATCGAAGGCAGCGCCGACGCCCTGTCCAGCGTCATCAAGATGATCGCCGGGCGCCTGTCCGATCGGGGGCCGCGCCGATTGATGGTGACCGGCGGCTATTTCATGCCGGCCATCGCCCGGGCGGTGATCGCGGTGGCGCTGGCGCCATGGCAGGTGCTGGCGGCGAGGCTGTTCGATCGCGCCGGGAAGGGCATTCGTTCTGGTCCGCGCGACGCCATGCTGGCCGATTCCGTCGATGCCAGCACGCGCGGGCGGGCCTTCGGCCTCAATCGATCGATGGATCACCTGGGCGCGGCCGTGGGGCCGCTCATCGCCTCGACCTTGCTGTGGCTGGGGGTGGGCCTGCGGTCGACGTTCGCGGTGGCGGCGGTGATCGGTCTTCTGGCCCCGTTGGTCTTGTTCTTTCGTCTGCGCGAACCGCGGGCGGCGGCGGGCGCGGCCGAAAAGACCGCGGCGACCAGCGTCAGCGGCGCGCGCCTGAAAAAAGGCTTTGCCCCTTATCTGATCGCCTGTGTCTTTTTTGCTCTGGGTAACTCATCCGATGCGTTCTTGCTGGTGCGGGCGCGCGAGGTCGGCTGGTCGGCGACGTCGTTGCCGCTCATCTGGTTGTTCCATCACCTGGTGAAATCGGCGGTGGCCATCCCGGGCGGCGCGCTGTCGGATCGCCATTCACGCGCGGTGGTGGTGGCGGCGGGATGGGCGGCGTACGCGGCCACCTATCTCGGCTTTGGTTTCGCCAATGCGCGCTGGCAGATCTTCGCGCTGTTCGTGGCCTACGCGCTTTACCACGGCCTGGCCGAGGGCGCCGAGCGGGCCATCGTCGCCGATCTCTCGGAGACCGGCGCGCGCGGGCGGGCGTTCGGGCTTTATCACGGCTGCGTGGGCGTGGCGGCGCTGCCGGCGGGGCTGGCGACGGGCTTGTTGTGGGATGCGCTGGGCGCGCGCTGGGCGCTGGGCTTGAACGCAGGGTTCGCCGCGCTGGCGTCGCTGTTCCTGGCTTCACTGGCCTTCGGCGGTCCGCTGCGCCGGCGCGCCGGTTAG
- a CDS encoding sugar kinase: MSIVSVKDKAACRFDQLSLGEIMLRLDPGDMRIRTARSFRAWEGGGEYNVARGLRKCFGLRTAVVTAFADNEVGRLIEDFICQGGVDTSLIKWLPYDGLGRKTRNGLNFTERGFGVRGAVGVSDRGHTAASQLKRGDVDWEDIFGKQGVRWFHTGGIYAGLSETTPDVIEEAMAAAKKHGTIVSFDLNYRPSLWKNFGGQKRAQEVNRKLAHYVDVMIGNEEDFTASLGFAVEGTDANLSTVEADHFKAMIAEVTKEFPNFKVIATTLRTVKSASINDWAAVAWGGGRFHESTKGPGLEIYDRVGGGDSFASGLVYGLMEKGDLGQAVEYGAAHGALAMTTPGDTSMATLAEVESLVKGGNARVQR; the protein is encoded by the coding sequence ATGAGCATCGTCAGCGTCAAAGACAAAGCCGCTTGCCGTTTTGATCAGCTCTCGCTGGGCGAGATCATGTTGCGCCTGGATCCCGGCGACATGCGCATCCGCACCGCGCGCAGCTTTCGCGCCTGGGAAGGCGGCGGCGAGTACAACGTGGCGCGCGGCCTGCGCAAGTGTTTTGGTCTGCGCACGGCGGTGGTGACGGCGTTCGCCGACAACGAGGTGGGGCGGCTGATCGAAGATTTCATCTGCCAGGGCGGCGTCGACACCTCTTTGATCAAATGGCTGCCCTATGACGGTCTGGGGCGAAAGACGCGCAACGGCCTCAACTTCACCGAGCGCGGCTTCGGCGTGCGCGGCGCGGTGGGCGTGTCCGATCGCGGGCACACCGCGGCCAGCCAGTTGAAACGCGGCGACGTTGACTGGGAAGACATCTTCGGCAAGCAGGGTGTCCGCTGGTTTCACACCGGCGGCATCTACGCCGGCCTGTCCGAGACCACCCCTGACGTGATCGAAGAAGCGATGGCGGCGGCGAAGAAACACGGCACCATCGTGTCGTTCGATCTGAACTACCGCCCCAGCCTGTGGAAGAACTTTGGCGGCCAGAAACGCGCCCAGGAAGTGAACCGCAAGCTGGCTCATTACGTGGACGTGATGATCGGCAACGAAGAGGACTTCACCGCCTCGCTGGGCTTTGCCGTCGAAGGAACGGACGCCAATCTCAGCACGGTCGAGGCCGACCACTTCAAGGCGATGATCGCCGAGGTGACGAAGGAGTTCCCGAACTTCAAGGTCATCGCCACCACCCTGCGCACCGTGAAGTCGGCGTCGATCAACGACTGGGCGGCGGTGGCCTGGGGCGGCGGCCGCTTTCACGAATCGACCAAGGGCCCCGGCCTGGAGATCTACGACCGGGTCGGCGGCGGCGACAGCTTCGCTTCGGGCCTGGTGTACGGCTTGATGGAGAAGGGCGATCTGGGGCAGGCGGTGGAATACGGCGCCGCCCACGGCGCCCTGGCCATGACCACGCCCGGCGACACGTCGATGGCAACGCTGGCCGAAGTCGAGAGCTTGGTCAAAGGCGGCAACGCGCGCGTGCAGCGCTAG
- the eda gene encoding bifunctional 4-hydroxy-2-oxoglutarate aldolase/2-dehydro-3-deoxy-phosphogluconate aldolase yields MPSSESVSVVVSKIAQCRLVPVVVIERAEDAAPLAQALKAGGLPVAEVTFRTEAAEAAIREMAKDKDIILGAGTVLQPDQVNRALDAGATYIVTPGFNAKVVHRCREKGVPVFPGVATPTEIQMALDEGVDIVKFFPAESLGGIKALKAIAAPYAMVRFIPTGGINLEKLGDYLAFKAVVAVGGSWMVAPELLKARNFAEVTRLAAEAVSRVKGREHS; encoded by the coding sequence ATGCCTTCGAGCGAGTCCGTCTCTGTCGTGGTCAGCAAAATCGCCCAGTGTCGTCTGGTCCCGGTGGTCGTCATCGAGCGCGCCGAGGACGCCGCGCCGCTGGCCCAAGCGCTGAAGGCCGGTGGCTTGCCGGTGGCCGAGGTGACGTTTCGGACCGAGGCGGCCGAGGCGGCGATCAGGGAGATGGCCAAGGACAAGGACATCATCTTGGGCGCGGGCACTGTCCTGCAGCCAGACCAGGTCAATCGCGCGCTGGACGCCGGCGCCACGTACATCGTCACGCCCGGGTTCAACGCCAAGGTGGTGCATCGATGCCGTGAGAAAGGCGTGCCGGTGTTTCCCGGTGTGGCCACGCCGACGGAGATCCAGATGGCCCTCGACGAAGGCGTCGACATCGTCAAATTCTTCCCCGCCGAATCGCTGGGCGGCATCAAGGCGCTCAAAGCGATCGCGGCGCCGTACGCGATGGTGCGGTTCATTCCCACCGGCGGCATCAACCTGGAAAAATTGGGCGACTACCTGGCCTTCAAGGCCGTGGTGGCAGTGGGCGGAAGCTGGATGGTGGCGCCCGAATTGTTGAAGGCGCGCAACTTTGCCGAGGTCACGCGCCTGGCCGCCGAGGCCGTGTCGCGGGTCAAGGGGCGGGAGCATTCATGA
- a CDS encoding glycoside hydrolase family 88 protein produces MTGAGGSGSGGSGGSNNATGGSGTGGDMTVDGGSDATVPQDSGTTTDMKAMIDTGSGDVVVSDVSGDTANGNLSADVISIMRRVADWQLGRNGPDQLAMKDWIRGSMWVGISALYQMTKDEKYFTAIKNWAGNNWDLSGGAGARGDNQCAAQTFFESYLLDPMPANMIRLTAKSSFDQLVANTPQGRVEWWWEDALFMVPPGFARLGAATGDKQYFATMNKMYWDTYAFLWSAKDGLMFRDHQGNDKNFWARGNGWVIGGAARVLEYLPQDDPMRPNFVKLIQDMAAALMKAQGADGLWRANLLTPSQFPGPETSGTGFFTYGIAWGVNNGILDKATYLPVATKGWNGLVSHVDTAGKLGYVQPVGVGPADAPADSTVPYGVGGFLLAGSEMAKLLP; encoded by the coding sequence ATGACGGGTGCGGGCGGCAGCGGCAGCGGCGGCAGCGGCGGCAGCAATAACGCGACCGGCGGCAGCGGTACCGGCGGTGACATGACCGTCGACGGCGGTTCAGACGCGACGGTTCCACAGGATTCGGGCACCACAACGGATATGAAGGCGATGATTGACACTGGCTCCGGCGACGTCGTCGTGAGTGACGTCAGCGGCGACACTGCCAACGGCAATCTCAGCGCCGACGTCATCTCGATCATGCGCCGGGTGGCGGATTGGCAATTGGGGCGCAACGGACCCGACCAGTTGGCCATGAAGGATTGGATCCGCGGTTCGATGTGGGTCGGGATCAGCGCCCTTTACCAGATGACCAAAGACGAAAAGTATTTCACCGCCATCAAGAACTGGGCGGGCAACAATTGGGATTTGAGCGGCGGCGCCGGCGCGCGCGGCGACAATCAATGTGCGGCGCAGACATTCTTTGAATCGTATTTGTTGGATCCAATGCCCGCCAATATGATTCGCCTGACCGCCAAGTCGTCTTTCGATCAGCTGGTGGCCAACACGCCGCAAGGCCGCGTCGAGTGGTGGTGGGAAGACGCTCTGTTCATGGTGCCGCCGGGTTTTGCCCGTCTCGGCGCCGCCACGGGTGATAAGCAGTACTTCGCCACGATGAACAAGATGTATTGGGACACCTACGCGTTTTTGTGGAGCGCGAAGGACGGCCTGATGTTCCGTGACCACCAAGGCAACGACAAGAATTTCTGGGCCCGCGGCAACGGCTGGGTGATCGGCGGCGCGGCGCGCGTTCTGGAATATCTGCCGCAAGACGATCCGATGCGGCCGAACTTCGTGAAGCTGATTCAGGACATGGCGGCGGCATTGATGAAAGCGCAGGGCGCCGACGGACTGTGGCGCGCGAACCTGCTCACGCCCAGCCAGTTCCCTGGGCCCGAGACCAGCGGCACGGGATTTTTCACCTACGGCATCGCCTGGGGGGTCAACAACGGCATTTTGGACAAGGCCACTTATCTGCCGGTGGCGACCAAAGGATGGAACGGACTGGTCAGCCACGTCGACACGGCTGGAAAGCTGGGCTATGTGCAGCCGGTGGGCGTGGGCCCAGCGGACGCGCCGGCCGACAGCACGGTGCCGTACGGCGTGGGCGGCTTCTTGCTGGCCGGCAGCGAGATGGCCAAACTGCTGCCTTGA